CATGTGAATATCGTTCCGGATAGCACAAAGGGACGTTATTTCAGCGGCCACGACGATGGGCTGCATTTTTCCAATTGTAGTGGCAATATAGTGGTCGACAGTTGCCGCTTCGCCGGTTTGATGGACGACCCTATTAATGTTCATGGTACCTACGTAAAGATCATCCGGAAGCTCGGCAGCAATCGCCTCCTGTGCCGCTTTATGGAGTCTATGAGCATTGGGATGGAGTGGGCAAGAACAAACGAGAAAGTGGCATTCATTAATCATCATTCTCTTCAAACTATTGGTAACAGCAAGGTAACTGCCTTTAAGGTGAATAGCCCCACCGACTTTGAACTGACGCTTTCTGATACCATTCCGGTACGGGTGGCAGAAAGCGATGGGCTCGAAAATACCACCTGGACGCCCAATGTCACTGTCCGTAATTCATCTTTTGAAAGCTGCCGCGCAAGAGGGTTGCTCGTGAGTACACCAGGTAAAGTGATCGTAACCGGCAACAACTTTTCATCAAGCGGTTCCGCGATACTCATTGCCGGAGATGTGAATTCATGGTATGAATCCGGTGCCGTCAGAGATGTACTGATAAAAAACAACAGGTTCCTGGCGCCATGTAATACCTCGGATTATCAGTTTACCGAAGCAGTGATCAGCATCTACCCCGAAATACCGATTATGAATGCCGCTACGCCACCGTATCATAAGAATATACGGATCGTAGATAATGTTTTTCAGGCCTTCGATTATCCTGTATTATTTGCCCGATCGGTAAACGGGCTGAAATTTGAAAATAATAAACTGCTCAGGAGCTACGACTTCCAACCATATCATGAAAATAAAGTAACCTTTTCACTTTCCGGCTGTAAGAATGTGAGCATTCAGCATAATTCGGTTGATCCGAAGCTGCTGGGAAAGAATATCCGGCTTAAGTTCATGGATAGGGCTGCTTTGCAATATCAACAGGAATTGGTTGTTGAATAACTAAATTCACGATTTAACTACATCATTTCATTATCTGACTACACCGGCCAATTTGTGCTACACCATCTTTGTACCATCATTTTTAAAAAGAAAATTTAAAAAAATGGAAAATTCAAAAGTATGGTTAGTCACAGGTGCTTCAAAAGGACTGGGGCTGGCATTAGTGAAAAAACTATTGAAAGAAGGATTTCGTGTTGCTGCAACTACACGCAATGTTCAATCACTTATTAAAGAAACAGGGGAGCCCACGGAATTTTTTTTACCACTTGAGGTGAATTTAGATGATGATAACGACGTAAAAAACGCAGTCAAAAAAAGCATCGGCCATTTTGGACAACTGGATATCGTTGTGAATAATGCTGGCTACGGACAGCTCGGAACCCTGGAAGAGCTTACAGACGAGGAAGCCAGAGCTAATTTTGATGTCAACGTTTTTGGCGCTCTTAACGTTATCAGAAATGTAATGCCCTACTTGAGAGCGCAAAAAAGCGGGCATATCTTTAACATTTCTTCAGTAGGTGGTTATTTTGGCAGCTTTGCTGGATGGGGGATTTATTGTGCCACCAAATTTGCAATGGCAGGCTTTACAGAAGCGCTGGTGGAGGAAATCAGGGAGTTTGGCGTAAAGGCAACCGTTGTATATCCTGGCTATTTCCGTACCGACTTTCTGACACAAGGTTCTTTGAAGAGACCAAAGCAGGCCATTCAGGCCTACAAGGCAGCAAGGCAATCTGAACAGACTCATGTCAATGACATTAACGGTAACCAGGCTAATGATCCGGCTAAGGCGGCGGATGTGCTGATTGCTGTAAGCAGGGTAGATAATCCGCCCGTACACCTGCTGTTAGGCAACGATGCGTATAACGGTCTCAGGAGCAAAATCGATATCATTACCGGGGATGCAGAACAATGGAAAGCGCTTACTTTATCCACTGCTATATAGATCATTTTTGCAAGATAAATAGGTAGTAAATTTGTGTTTATGGGAAAGACATTTCGCTTTAATTCAATAGCTGAATTTCATACTTTCTGTAATCTGCCCAGGCCTGAACATCCGCTGATCAGCCTGGTAGATTATAGCAAGGTTTCCTATCCAATAGATGGAAGTGACCTGAAATGGATACAGAATTTTTATTCTGTCGGATTAAAGCGGAATGTTAATGCCAAATTCAACTACGGCCAGCAGGAATATGATTTTGACTCGGGGGTGCTTACCTTTATATCTCCCCTTCAGTTTCTTAAAGTGGAGGTTAACCAGAATGTAGAGATAGAGCCAACTGGCTGGCTCTTACTGATCCACCCTGATTTTTTTTGGAACACTTCATTGGCAAAGAAAATAAAGACATACGATTTCTTTCAGTATGCCGTCAACGAAGCACTTTTTCTTTCAGATAAAGAAGAAGGAATTATTGTCGACATCCTGCAACGCATACAGCAGGAATACCAGTCTAACATCGATAAATTCAGCCAGGAACTTATTGTCGCACACATGGAGTTGTTGCTGATCTACTCCGAGCGGTTTTACGAACGACAATTTATCACCCGGAGAAAATCAAATCACGGATTAATAGTCCGCTTCGAGCAGATCCTTTCTCAATATTTCGATAATAAGAAGCTGCCGGAAAATGGAGTACCAACCGTTACTATGATTGCTGAACAAATGAACATTTCCCCCAATTATTTAGGGACGCTGCTTCGTATACACACCAAACAGAACACGCAACAGCATATTCAAAATAAGCTGATCGATTACGCCAAAGAACGTTTAAGTACAACAAATTTGTCAGTAAGTGAAATTGCTTACGAGCTTGGCTTTGAACATCCGCAGTCATTCAGCAAGCTTTTTAAAACTAAAACCAGGCAGTCGCCGTTGGAATTCAGACAGGCGTTTAATTGAGGCTATACTGGTAAGCGATAAAACATCAATCATCATCATCGTCAACCTGTTTCCCTGCCAGGTGCGCCGGGTACTGCTGCTCGCCTTTGGCGGCAAACCAAAGTATGCGGTTCAGTACATCGTCATTGCCACCATCAATACGGTCATATTCCTTGCGCATTGATTGCTTTGCATATTCTAAGGCTTTGCCTTTTAAGGCAGTCAGAGAAGCATTCATTTCATCCAGGGGAATCAGGTTGGTTCTTGCCATGAAAGGAGTAGGGGACGGCATATTTTCAAAACACTCAAACATAGGACGGGCGGTTGCATCCAGCAGGTTCATAGGCGGAATGCCTAGTATCTGTTCAATAGAGCGCACCATGTTGGTTTGATTATAATTCACAGAAACGGTTTTGCCTGTGCGGTTATACGGGCTGATCACAAAACCAGTGGTGCGGTAAGCGGATACATGGTCCCACCCGGCCTGAGAATCATCTTCCGTTACAAATATAACCGTGCTTTCCCAAAAGCGGCTTTTGCTCAGCGCTTCAACAATACGGCCCAGCGCCAGGTCATTATCGGCCACCATTGCACGGGGCGTAGGCATACCAGGGCGGGTACCGGCAGTATGGTCGGTAGACAAAGCCATTACCATTAATTCAGGCAACGAATCTCCCGGCAAAGCTTCATATTCCTTTAGCTCTTTTATAAAGGCATCGGCGCGATACTGGTCCGTAATTTTCAGTTCATCTGAAGCAGGGTAGTTCTGAGAGAGCCACGGTTGTACTCTCGATATAGTGGTGACGTTTTTAAACTCCAGTGGCTCCCCATTTTTATACTTTGTATAGATATCTGTCCAGCTTAGTTTTTCATCCATTTCGGGCAGGGCAGCTTCACCGTATATACGAACTTTTTTCCCGTGATCTGCGGCATTGTTCCATATAAATCCTTTCTGGTTGTACACCATGGCATCAGTTTGTACATGAGGATAACTACGGAACCAGGCGCGCACATTTTTTTCAATGTAGTCTGTTACCATGGCAGCATCTGTCCATTGATGCCCTTCGGCAGAGCATTTACCCGAAGCATGGTAATTGTCCAACAGCACATAATCGTGGGCAAACTTATGTTGATTGGGAGTGATGCTGTCGCCATAGAGGCAAAGTTCTTTAGCGCCATTTCCTTTAGGTAAATCGCCCAATACCTGGTCGTAAGTCCGGTTTTCCTTGATAACATATAGTACATGCTTAAACACGGAAGGCTCGCCAATACGTTCGGGCATTGGCCGGGCAGGTTGTTTTGGGCGCGGACTTTGCCTGCTCAACTCAGTACGAAACAAAAGCATCAGCTTTTTTACATCGGCAGTATATTTTTTTAGCTGCTGTCGGTTGGGGGCAGTGATAAAAGAGAGCGTCGCTTTTTCGTAATGAGAATTGTAGGCAGCGCCGGGATAAGCGCCCGCTTCGTTACGTTTGGTTTCTTTACTGCTAATGCGGGAACCTTCGCCTTCCAGGTTGCTGACGATAAGCTGGTTACCAATAACACGCACACCACCCGGATAAGCTTCTGTAGGAATATAGCCTTTTACAAAAGACGCACGGCTGCCATTGGCAGAAGCGTCGGCACCCAGTTCGATTACCGCCAGTGCGTTGTCCATACCATTGGCTACATACAGGGTTTTACCATCGGCAGATATATCCAGCGCATTGGGCGAATCGCCGATAAAGCCACTGTTTTTATCATCTATCTTCACAGATATGGTAGCGGTTACCGATAAGGTAGCGGTGTTGATCACCGTAATATCATCTGAATTACCGTTGGCAATGTATACAAACCTTCCGTCGGCACTGCGCGCGAGGTCGTTAGGATGCAAGCCTGTCGGTATTTCCTTCACTAAAGAACCGTTCATATCAAATACTGATACCGACCCTTCGGAAGCGGAGCCGGTAGCGGGATCAATAAACATTCTTCCATAGGGTACGCCTGCCGTTTCTCCGGATGCTGCGTTATCAGGCATTCTGCCGCCCCAGTTGGTCACAAATAGCTGTTGGTTTACAATAGCAATACCGTAAGGTGCTACCCCTGTAGGCGCGCTCCAGATGCGTTGTTTGTTGGTAAGATTGATTTTTTCCAGTGTATTGTTACCATTCAGCACCACATAGAGGTAAGGAGTACCATTTTCAATATGCACCGCCACTTCGTTAGGCAATGCCAGTGGAGCCGGGGCTATTGGCGGCAGGTCGATGGTGTCGGTAATATGTAGGTCGGTACCGTTCCATATGGCTTCAAACACCGCCGATTTGGACTGCCCGCTTTGCGCAGCACCCCAGAAAATATGCGTGTCGCTACCGCTTTGCCATACTTCAATGCCGGAATAGGTGCTCATAAACCCTTTATAGGCCGAACCTGCAAACGTACAGGCAGCCAGTTGTTTCTTTTTCTGGTAATCAACAATAGAAATACCGTAGCGGTCTTCAACGGCTATCAATCCGGTACCCGGGATCTGTTTCAGGTCGAGGCTGTGGTTTTCCAGGTTGGGATCTCCATAGCGCAGTATCGATCCTGCCGGGTGAATGATGCGGTTGTAAGGCATTAATACCGGTAGCTCATTTTTGGCCAGCGTACTATTGTCGTAAGCCGCCCCATAAGGATTTGCCGCTTTCTTTGCACCCGCTGCAACCTGTGCCTGCAACGCCTGCGTGTACATAGCTGCAATGCCGATCAATAAAACAGATAAACGAACACCTGGTGATTTTCCTGGACAGAATGAACACATACAATCTATAATTAAGCCGTTTGTTAAATGGATATCAGTAAGATAAAAATAAACAAACGCCATTTTCCCGGGGATAATATTTTATTTTCATTAATTCGTAGTAAAGAATTTCGCTTATTTGCCAACGATTATGGAAGACAAAAGCAACCCGCTCACTGAGCGGGTTGCTCCAAATTCTGCGGACCGGACGGGACCGCTGTATATCTTCTGAAATCCTTGTAAAATCAGTACTTTCTGGAAGTGAGCAAGGTTGTTAACCTTATTGCTAACCTTGGATAGGTTTAACCATTGTTGTCAAGAACTGTGATGCTCAAAAATTTATCCATGTATGTTTTAGGTAAATGCCACAGAATGTAATACTTTACCCTGGGAAATTTCATTGTTAATTTCAAAAAACATACTTATGAAGATGTTAAACATGTATGAATGTACACCACTTAATGAACAGGAATTGCTTACAGTAAATGGCGGCAGCGGGCGTTCTGCCGTTTACTTCGATGTAACAATAGTAGGTAAGGCAGCTGGACGGATTTTAGTCGAACTTTATAATGATACAATAGTTCCTAAAATTGGGGCCGAAGTTAACGTTAATGTCTAATAGCATTTCTTATTACAGTGATCACTATTGGTAAAAGTTAGCCCTTTCCTTTTTACAAGAGAAAGGGCTGTTTAGTATTTGGGATGCTACAGCGAGCTTTTCCCTTTGCTCCGAAGTCGCAAAGGGTATTGAAACGGAATTTACGATTCTGGCCAGTCTTTTGTTGCATCTTCTGCTATATCCAAAAGCTTCATTAAGACAGGAAACATCCCAGATAATATCATCCATGTTTAACAGTTCTGTTCTCCTGGTATGGATGAAGAACAATTACTTACATCCATACAAGCCAGTGCGGCAGCATGAAGGAGTGATAGGAGAAAGCGGGAGGATTAATGGGAGAATGATGCAGGTAAGGTGGAGTTGATCTGAAGATGGATGGATGATAGTTTTACCTGGGGTATAATAGCACATGGCAAAAATGCAGTAAGGTATCGGGTATTTTTCTAAGCAACAATCAGGCATATACCTGTAAAAAAGGCCGGTATTCATACATCCGGACATAGGTATCCATGAACCAATTTCCTGGAAATAATATAAGAGCAGCTGATAACAATCTCCGGTCAGGAAAAAGCTATACCTGTTCATTCCCGTTGTAAGGCTAATGAAGAGTAGCCAATAACAGAACCCTTAAGTAGCAGTACGTCCTGGTACAATGGCCATCGTTTCAATAGTGGCTTGCTGTGTTTTTTACGGGCTTGTGGGGCTGGAGATGCAGCTGTAGTTACAGCGATCACCTCTGCAGTCATGTATTTGCTGTTGTCCATAACCAGGCTCCCCTTGAAAGCGCGTACCTGTAATACGACGATCCCTGTTCCTTTTCCCGGAACGGTCATGTTCAGTTCCATGCCTTCGAACGGTTTACTGAGATCAATCCTCTTTGTGATGGAGACTGCGCCTGTAATCCGCCGGTGGGCAAAATGAGCCCGCACAGCGATGGCTTTTATCTCAAAATGGGTGAATCCGGACAATCGTGATAATTCCTGTGCAGGAATCAGCAGTATGCCATCGGGTGTGAATATGGGGGAGTGAGAGAAGAATTTTTCCAGGCCGGTGTGCCGGTTGAACCGGTATCCTTTTATGCCCTGTACACCGGATTGTATCAGCACTTTGTTCAGCCGGTTTACGAAAGCGTCGTCGCAACGAAGATCCAGGTGGGGGGCGAATGCTTTGCGTATGAGGCGGCCTTTACGGCTGGCAATACCAAAATTGCGGGCAGCCTGCCGGGTGGCCGTTGTTTGTTTTACGCGGGCAGGCATACTACGCAGGAAGTGAACTCCATTGCGTTCGTAGCCAATTACGTTATCCAGTTTGCCGGTAAAGAGGAATGGGCCTGTTTGTGTTGCCATGTTACTTACGTTTTTCTTAAAGTTATGCCAACCGGGGGGATCAGCTCCCGAGACTTCTTTAGCAATTATCAAATGTGTCTGGCCTGGGTGTTAGCGTATATTCAACGGGAAGTACCCCGGAAGAGGGAATTGTTCAGTACTGATTACACGGGTGTAAGAAGATTTCGAAAAGTTGGATGGCAAACTATTGCAGGTTACCTGCCCCAGGATTTCAACTTGATCCGATCTTTTTAGGAAAGATAGCATATCAAAAACAAAAAGCCTCCAGATTCCACATCTGAAGGCTTTTTAAATTTCTGCGGACCGGACGGGACTCGAACCCGCGACCTCCGCCGTGACAGGGCGGCATTCTAACCAACTGAACTACCGATCCGTTTCCTAAAAACCTGTTACCCAACTATTTGGGTCTTCCGTTTTGGGATTGCAAAGATAGCAACAAACTTCCCAATTAAGCAAATCTTTTTTAAAAAATATTTTCAGCGTTATCTTTACACCTGTTCTTTAACCAATTTAATCAATTTATGCAATTCCTGGATTTCGAGAAACCTATCGCTGACTTATATGAACAGCTCGAGAAACTGAAGGAAAATGGCCAGAAATCAGGCGTAGATGTATCTGCTACTGTGAGTGAATACGAACAGAAAATAGCCGCTACCCGCCAGCAGATCTATGACCACCTCACCGCTTTTCAGCGCGTTCAGCTGAGCCGTCATCCTGATAGGCCCTATACTTTGGCGTATATCGAAAAAATGTGCACCAACTTTATGGAACTGCATGGCGACCGGAATGTAAAAGACGATAAGGCGATGGTCGGTGGCTTTGCTGACCTGGATGGAGAAACTGTCATGTTCATCGGTCAACAGAAAGGCGTAAACACCAAAATGCGCCAGCTGAGAAACTTCGGTATGGCCAACCCGGAAGGCTACCGTAAAGCCCTCCGCCTCATGAAACTCGCCGAAAGATTCAATAAACCTATCGTTACGCTCATAGATACACCCGGCGCTTATCCCGGCCTCGAAGCTGAAGAAAGAGGCCAGGCAGAAGCTATCGCCCGGAATCTCTTTGAAATGGTGAAACTCCGCGTCCCCGTTATCTGCATCGTGATCGGTGAAGGTGCCTCCGGTGGCGCACTGGGCATCGGTATCGGCGACAGGGTATTTATGCTGGAAAACAGCTGGTACACCGTTATCTCTCCTGAAAATTGCTCTACAATCCTCTGGCGTAGCTGGAATTTCAAGGAAAAAGCTGCAGAAGAACTGAAACTGACTTCTGATTATATGAGTCAATTTGGCCTGGTAGACGGTATCGTACGTGAACCCCTCGGTGGCGCTCACGTAAATCCCGATGAAATGGCTGTCATCCTCAAGACCCGCATAAAGGAAACACTGGCGGAACTGAAGAAAATCGATCCGGATACCCGCATCGAACAACGCATCGACAAGTTCTCCCGTATGGGTTTCTTTGAAGAGAAATAAAAAATATTTAGAGATCACAATAAAAATTTAGAATTTCGGCCTTCGGAATTCTAAATTTTTATTCCCGTAAACACAATCATGGAACAACTAAAAGGCACCGGGGTGGCATTGGTAACACCCTTTAAAGCAGATGAAAGCATCGATTGGAATGCTTTGGAAAAATTGATCAACCACGTGATCGATGGTGGTGTAAACTATGTAGTGTCTCTTGGCACCACTGGTGAAACACCTACTCTTTCTGCAGAAGAAAAGCTGGATTTGATGAAATTCACTTTCGAAAAGGTGTCGAAGCGGGTGCCCGTAGTTGTTGGCATTGGTGATTATAACACCAGAGATGTTGTAAAAAGATTGGAAAAATGCCCGCTGGATGAGGCTGCCGCCGTACTCAGCGTAGCCCCTTATTATAGCAAGCCTACCCAGGAAGGCATCATTCAGCATTATAAAACCATTGCTGCAGCCTCTCCCAAGCCCATTATCCTGTATAATGTGCCTGGCCGTACCGGCCGTAACATGACTGCTGAAACCACGCTCCGCCTGGCTCATGAAGTCGAAAACATCATTGCCATGAAGGAAGCTTCCGGCGATATGTTGCAATGCATGCAGATTATCCGCGATAAACCTGAGGATTTCCTCGTGCTCAGCGGCGACGATGCACTGGCGCTGGCTCAGCTGGCCTGTGGTATGGATGGTGTGATCTCTGTAGCTGCAAACTATTTCGCTACCGATTTTTCCAGCATGGTGCATGCTGCCCTTATCAACGATTATCCGGCTGCTCGCATACTCAACAATAAAATGCTCCAGGGATTCGACCTGATGTTCGCAGAGAACAATCCTGCTGGAATCAAGGCTTTCCTGCATCATGCCGGCCTTGTTGAAAATACTTTCCGCCTCCCCGTCCTCCCTGTCAGCGATGGCCTCTACAAAAAGATCGGGGAGTACTTAAAAAGCTACTAGCCTTTAGCGCTTAGTCTTTAGTGATCGAAACGAATAGACAGATAACATGCCTGTTTTATCCGCTTCAATCACTAAAGGCTAACCGCTAAAAACTAAAGACTACACCAGGTAGCTTACCCCTTCTTCCGCAATCTCGGTTGCTTCAAAAATTGGGTGTGTCTCGTCCAGAAATGGCTGTAAATCAGTGTATTTAGAAGAGAAGTGACCTATCAGCAGTTTTTTAACTCCGGCAGCAGATGCCAAAGTAGCGGCCTGTACCGATGTGCTATGATACCTTTCCGCAGCTCTTTCCTGTAAATCATGCAGGTAGGTGGTTTCATGATACATCATATCCGCTCCTTTCAGCCAGGGTAGCAGATTTTCATCATATATCGTATCAGCACAATACACGTAGCGTTTACCAGGATGCGGTGGCAGCGTAACCCAGTCGTTTTTCACTATGGTGCCGTCTTTTCGCTCATAATCAGCCCCGTCCTGCAACTTCGGGAAGTATGCAGCCGGAATTTCATAGGCACGGGCCTGTTCCGGTATCAGCCGGCGCTTCCGCTTCTGCATCTCAATCGAAAACCCGAAACAGGAGATCCGGTGCTGTGTAGGGAAACAGCTTACCCGTAACTCCTTGTCTTCCAGTATAATACCACTATACCCAGGCTGAAGTGGCACAAATGACAACTCAAATTTCAAAGCCGTGCCCGAACAATCAAGCTGCAACTGTATGATAGCCTCCAGCTCCGGTGGCGCATACACGCTGAGCGGATCGGTTCGCCCCATCAGACTCAGTGTGTTCAATAACCCTATCAGCCCGAAATAATGATCGCCATGCAGGTGGCTGATAAAAATGTACCTCAATTTACTACGCCTGATCCGGTACCGGGCTATCTGTATCTGCGTTCCTTCGCCGCAGTCTACCAGCAGCAACTGGTCGTTGCAGGTAACTATCTGGGCAGTGGGGTGCCTGTCCAGGGTGGGGATGGCCGAGTTGTTACCTAATATCGTTACAGCAAACATCAAATTATAACTTTATTCTTTGCATTTGGTACCGCCGGCAGTCCGCAGGCCGGCATGGTGCCTTTCCCTATTCCAGTCCATCCAGCAACTCCCGCTCCAGCTCCTCCATCATCACCAGGTCTATCGCCTCCGCCATAGTAGGGGCCAGATTTAGCTGATCGTCGCCGGCAGCCTTCAGCGCTGCTGTTAAAGTGTTGTTAACTCCTGTGATCGCACAGGAAAATTTATTGTCATACATACACCGGTAAACTGTTAAAATGGCTTCCACTCCCTTCTCATCAATTTCCTGCACCAATGCCATGTCCAGTATGAGATTGCGCCCGGACAAACCAGGCAGGGTGGTCACTGTGGAAATGAAATCTTCTGACAAATTAGCATCCAACCTGGAGATATCCGGACAAAAAACAACTATTTTCTCTTTGGTATCAATTTTGAATTTCATGCGTTGGACGTTGTTTTATACATTTAGTAAAAATAAATTTTGATAAGGGGAACCCGCCTATAAAATATAACCGCAAGAGATCGAAACAAAAACCTCCTTTTCTTCGTAAATATTTTTAAACGAACGTACCCGCACCAACGCAAAAATAAATCTTAATATTATTAAAGTGTAAGTTGTTTAAGCGTAAAAAAAGAATAACTTCATTTCAGAACAAAGCGTAATAATCGTAAGTCAGAATTATTCGTTATTATTGTATAAGCAAGCCCCCGTAAGGGTTTTTGATAATTTAATAATCTCACAATGGACCAGAATTTTTCACCGCAAGTTAAGGAGATCATTTCGTTCAGCAGAGAGGAAGCTTTACGACTGGGAAATGACTTCATCGGTACAGAACACCTGCTGCTGGGTATCATCCGGGAAGGCGAGGGTACGGCAGTAAAGATTCTGCAGGCTTTGAACGTAGATCTGTACGAATTACGCAAGGAAGTAGAACTGGCTGTAAAAGATAAGACAGGAAAGAATATTGCGAACATTAATAGCCTCCCGCTTACCAGACAAGCCGAGAAAGTAATACGGGTAACCGTGTTGGAAGCTAAAGCACTCAAAAGTGCCACAGTGGAAACCGAACACCTCATGCTTTCCATACTCAAGAATAAAGAAAACGTTTGTACACAAATCTTACAACAATTTGACGTGGACTACGATACTTTTAAAAACGAACTGGGCTTTGTAAAATCTGCGGACCCTAAATCTGAATTCGACGATCCGGGCGAAGAAGAATTCGAAGACGAAAGAAAGAGTTACGCATCCAAAGCCAAACAGACCAACACTAAATCCAAAACGCCCGTGCTGGATAATTTTGGTAGAGACATCACCAAGTTGGCCGAAAGCGGCAGCCTCGATCCCATCGTGGGCCGTGAGCAGGAAATTGAAAGGGTTTCCCAGATACTTTCCCGCCGCAAAAAGAATAATCCGATCCTCATCGGTGAACCCGGTGTGGGTAAAACCGCCATCGTGGAAGGCCTCGCCCTCCGCATTGTGCAACGGAAAGTTTCCCGCGTATTGTTCGACAAACGCGTGGTAAGCCTCGACCTCGCTGCGCTCGTGGCAGGTACCAAATACCGTGGCCAGTTTGAAGAAAGAATGAAAGCCATCATGAATGAACTCGAGAAAAACAGGGATGTTATCCTGTTTATCGATGAAATTCACACTATCGTTGGCGCCGGCGGCGCTTCCGGA
The genomic region above belongs to Chitinophaga sp. 180180018-3 and contains:
- a CDS encoding ribonuclease Z → MFAVTILGNNSAIPTLDRHPTAQIVTCNDQLLLVDCGEGTQIQIARYRIRRSKLRYIFISHLHGDHYFGLIGLLNTLSLMGRTDPLSVYAPPELEAIIQLQLDCSGTALKFELSFVPLQPGYSGIILEDKELRVSCFPTQHRISCFGFSIEMQKRKRRLIPEQARAYEIPAAYFPKLQDGADYERKDGTIVKNDWVTLPPHPGKRYVYCADTIYDENLLPWLKGADMMYHETTYLHDLQERAAERYHSTSVQAATLASAAGVKKLLIGHFSSKYTDLQPFLDETHPIFEATEIAEEGVSYLV
- a CDS encoding STAS domain-containing protein: MKFKIDTKEKIVVFCPDISRLDANLSEDFISTVTTLPGLSGRNLILDMALVQEIDEKGVEAILTVYRCMYDNKFSCAITGVNNTLTAALKAAGDDQLNLAPTMAEAIDLVMMEELERELLDGLE